Proteins encoded together in one Oryzias latipes chromosome 11, ASM223467v1 window:
- the LOC101162140 gene encoding uncharacterized protein LOC101162140: MDSFMSLGSPLKQFTSCMSGKSASAKRGAGRSQSVRRSSFSRRKSVGRRRSLPSSSQKVPDSWLRVYQEDLKKERKRQQADLAKRNAERSVRKTHFRSHHCLPKHTPSARKPAAAKDKSFFGAFQGLSLDGLTGGTGGPGASGSAAGDPCKVM; encoded by the exons ATGGATTCCTTCATGTCGCTGGGATCCCCCCTGAAGCAGTTCACCAGCTGCATGTCGGGGAAGAGCGCCTCCGCCAAGAGAGGAGCCGGTCGGAGCCAGTCGGTGCGCCGAAGCAGCTTCAGCCGCAGGAAGAGCGtcggcaggaggaggagcctcccCAGCAGCAGCCAGAAAGTCCCGGACTCCTGGCTGCGCGTTTACCAGGAAGACCTGAAGAAAGAACG GAAACGTCAGCAGGCCGATCTGGCCAAGAGGAACGCCGAGAGGAGCGTGAGGAAGACTCACTTCAGAAGCCACCACTGCCTCCCCAAG CACACGCCGTCTGCCAGGAAGCCGGCGGCCGCGAAGGACAAGTCCTTCTTCGGAGCCTTTCAGGGCCTCAGTCTGGACGGGCTGACAGGGGGAACCGGAGGTCCCGGCGCCAgtggctctgctgcaggagatccgtgcaaagtcatgtga